The segment TCATACACTGAAATCCCAACTTCCAATGGGCTGGTATAAGGTGGTAGAGCCTTTGGgagattaggtcatgagggctccaccctcatgaaaGAGATTACTGTCTTTATAAAAGAGACTCCAGAGATCTCTCTTGCCCCTTCTCCATATTAGAACAcatcagacaccaaatctgcccCTACCTTGACCTtcaacttcccagcctccagaactatgagaaataaacatttgttacttaagccacccagtctacagTATTTTGTTATACCAGCCCCAAAAGACTAAGACATCAGATATGGTTGGGTAAtggtcatttctttcttttctctctgtaggACTATTTTCCTGCACCCCAGCCTTCCTGCCATGTCTGACCCCATCACGCTCAATGTCGGGGGGAAGCTCTATACAACCTCACTGGCAACCCTGACCAGCTTCCCTGACTCCATGCTGGGTGCTATGTTCAGCGGGAAGATGCCCACCAAGAGGGACAGCCAGGGCAATTGCTTCATTGACCGTGACGGCAAAGTGTTCCGCTACATCCTCAACTTCCTCCGAACCTCCCACCTGGACTTGCCCGAGGACTTCCAGGAGATGGGCCTGCTGCGCAGGGAGGCCGACTTCTACCAGGTGCAGCCCCTGATTGAGGCCCtgcaggagaaggaggtggagcTGTCCAAGGCCGAGAAGAACGCCATGCTCAACATCACGCTGAACCAGCGTGTGCAGACGGTCCATTTCACCGTGCGTGAGGCACCCCAGATCTACAGCCTCTCCTCTTCCAGCATGGAGGTCTTCAATGCCAACATCTTCAGCACCTCTTGCCTCTTCCTCAAGCTCCTCGGCTCCAAGCTCTTCTACTGCTCCAATGGCAACCTCTCCTCCATCACCAGCCACCTGCAAGACCCCAACCACCTGACTCTGGACTGGGTGGCCAATGTGGAGGGCCTGCCAGAGGAGGAGTACACCAAGCAGAACCTCAAGAGGCTCTGGGTGGTGCCAGCCAACAAGCAGATCAACAGCTTCCAGGTCTTTGTGGAGGAGGTGCTCAAGATTGCACTGAGTGATGGCTTCTGCATCGACTCTTCTCACCCACACGCTGTGGATTTTATGAACAATAAGATTATTCGATTAATACGGTATAGGTAAAAGGACCCCAGCAACACTGGAGGGGGTCTTCCCAAAGCCAGGATGTTGGAGAATGTCTCACCGGTGGTGTGAGGCAGGGTACCATACTAATCTGCATTAATCGCATAGCAGGACTTGATTCCCCCCAACAATGCAGTCCACCCATAGGAATCTGTGTGTCCTCTTGACACAGCCACCTTTTTCCTTGCCGCTTTGAGCTGGAGATGGGCAGTTTGCTGTAAGTGAAGTCTGCCATCATGTCCTACAGGAGGACTTCCTGGCTAGATAGAAAACAGCACTTTTCCCTTGGACTCCAGCTCTCTCTGTACCATGAGGCACTGCCTGCAGCCCTTCCTTTGGTAGAGGGGGGTGAAGTGAGAATAAGAGGCTCCTTCTGGTTTCTCAGAACAGGAATTCCCCAGAGATTCCCATCCTGCCTGCCCCTCCATCCCCGGGATGTGGCCAGGACCTGGGGCTTGCTGGCTGGCTTGGAAATGAAGTAGGTAGTGGGGGTGGGATTTGAGCTGGCCCGGCATAGAGGAGTGAGTCTCCAGGCATGTTCAGAAGATGGGGTGTCCCTCTTGACAGGGCCAAATCTAGGCATCTTGGGATTCCTGGCTTCAGGAATGAGCTGCTAATCCCTGTGAAGATTTGAAAGTATCTGGAGCCACTACAATGAAAGGCACTTCATCATGTGGCCTGATCCCTGACTTCTTTCTCCAAGAATTTGAAGTGTCATTGAAACAGattcttttaaacaaatatattatgCACTCTCAGGGTTGGAAAATAGTTCAACAGTCATTTAGTGCTCTCCCACCCCAAGCACACCCCAGCACATTTGAGGCTGAGGGCTTCCCCCCAGTACCTTCAGGAGATAACTATCTCTGCTTACATACTCTCAGCAACAGAACATCCGTCATCCCCACAACCAGCCCCTGTCATGGCTGGCTGTTAGAAAGTCCTTCCTTATCTTGAGCTGAAATCTGTCTTCCCACAAGCATTTTCTGTTCCTGGTAGACCTTTCTTCTCACCcaaatgtgtattttgtttttcagaatagTCACTTTGAGAGAGGCCACATACCTATTCTGAAAATATTACTACTTGGAATTAGGATTCCCCTTGGGATTTGTCTTCAAAACCAAGGTTAGCCCCCTGACATTCCCTGTAAGTCATCCCTGTCCCTGTAGGTCATCCCTGTTTTTTACAGCTTCACTTTGTTTATGACCCTCCCTCCTCACCAGACATGACCCTGCATAGCTTTTGACCATCTTCTGGTAAGTTTGAAGATTGCTTCCCCAGAGGAAGGAGACCAGGGTCTTGGCAGTGTGTAGCAAGGAGCCCAGGAGTGGTCTGAACCATAACACTGCCCTTGGAGGAAG is part of the Bos javanicus breed banteng chromosome 29, ARS-OSU_banteng_1.0, whole genome shotgun sequence genome and harbors:
- the KCTD21 gene encoding BTB/POZ domain-containing protein KCTD21 — protein: MSDPITLNVGGKLYTTSLATLTSFPDSMLGAMFSGKMPTKRDSQGNCFIDRDGKVFRYILNFLRTSHLDLPEDFQEMGLLRREADFYQVQPLIEALQEKEVELSKAEKNAMLNITLNQRVQTVHFTVREAPQIYSLSSSSMEVFNANIFSTSCLFLKLLGSKLFYCSNGNLSSITSHLQDPNHLTLDWVANVEGLPEEEYTKQNLKRLWVVPANKQINSFQVFVEEVLKIALSDGFCIDSSHPHAVDFMNNKIIRLIRYR